The DNA segment cctgagaCGCCGCGCACCGAGATGTCCCCTGTGATAGCGGCCACCCTTCTTCACCAAAAATAACAGCCGCGCTACTACAAGGCGGCAGACCTTCACAACTAAAGCGAGTGCATCGTCTCCtctacagcagcagcagcaaaatACAGAGTGACGGCAAGGTACATGAGCAGAAGCACGATCGCCGAAACAATGTAATCTCGTGCGCCCCATAGAATCGAGCTCGTTGGAAAAGATCGATACGGACTTGCAGGCAAAGGTAGTGCACCGCCGTGACCAGCTTGCCAGTGGTTCGGATACAGAAACATGCTGGCATACCACACATCGCTGTCAACCTGCTTGCTGCTCGGACCGTTCGCGTCTTCGGGTCTCGCGTACTCCCACGCAGCTGTCGAAACGCCCAAGAAGCACCGACGCAGTCGGCTATTCTCAAGAATGCGCATCATGTCCCTTCTTGGAGTGGCACGGGAAGCGACACAGTGAGGCGGACTGCTTTCACGCCGTCCTCAGAGAGAAGTGGATGCGGCGCTGACAAGTGTATCCAGCGCTCCACTAAAACACAGCGGTGAGGAATAACGGTCATccgaggcggtgcagatGTCGTCGAAACAAACGATTAAAAAGAGAAATGCggagaggcgaagagagGTGCGCAAGCATCGAGAGAAAACCGGCGCCTACACAAATCACCTGGGCAGGGTACCGAATCGAAGCAGGCCTTTTGGCCACTGCGGTGCGTCGAGGGGaccgaggagggggaggggggcgtcATCAAAgacgagccgctgcgcgccttAAAGGTCGAGCTCGACTCCAGGCACACGCGAACGCTTATAAACcgaaaacaagaaaaaaacagAGCACGCATATCCCAGAGAATTATTCTCCTTCAAGTTAGCCGCAGGGCCGATGAGCCAGCCACAGTCTCACGCTTTCACAGTAGCTATTTCTCATGCTCTTGAGTCTTGCGCGTATTCAATGAGGTTGTGTCGGCTGAGCAAAACCAGCCGCAGCCATTCCGATCGACGGCGGGAGAGCCCTCTCgacaaaggaaaacaaaaacaagaCGAGAAGAGAAACACCACACGTTACCACTCCATTACCAATCTAGAGAGTGAACCACCACCTTTCCGTCCCTTTTTCTGAATGCCAGCAAGCGCGGCAAATCCACGCCTTGAAGAAGCAGTTTATTCACGGACAGCGCCGCTACCTGGTGGCTCGCTACAGCCACACGCCGCTTGAGGCTAGCGTGTTGGCTTttcgcagcagctcctccgcctgctccaccgccgcctgctcACTTGGCGATGTGACAGCtcccgcagcgcggcgaatCATGCTGCGTGTGGCGGCCATGGCGTTGCTGACGAGCCACTGCTGCACAGAGCCGCGCCGGCCGAGGTCCGCGAGATACACCAGCACTGTGGCGTATGCGTAAACAAGATAGCCGCGCGTCACACCGGCCTCGTCAAACTCCACACACCCCACACCTGTGTCGTCCCTCCCCTCAAGGACGCTCTCGTATGTGATGAAGAGAACCTTTGGGTCAACCCCAAGActcaccagcagctgcaccactTCCGTCGAACCTGCCGGGAAGCGCAGAAACGTGCGAGCCTCTAGCAGCCGCACCAGGTATGACAGCGGAAAGCAGCTGATTTGGTGAAAGTACCTGTCGATGAGCCTCTTCGTAATGGTCTCCGCCGAGTCCTTCTCGTTGTCATAGGCACGGCCGATGCAGGTGGCATAGACGCCAGCATCCGTGACGTTGGAGCAAAGCAGCGCATCCAGCTGCACCTCTGCGCCACCCAGTGCCGGATACATGCCGCCCACCTCTATGAGGTCGCTTGCGGAGGCGACAAAGCTAGACAAGAACTCGATGTGCTGCAGTGCGACATCACGCTCCGTCACCATTTCGCCCTCCCATTCTACACGACGGTCGAGAGTGGCACTGCCGGAAGAGATGAACTCGGTGGCAATGCGGTATAGtcgctcctgcgcctccatcAATCGCAactgctgctccacctgcTGCGTTTGGTCGGATTGACACTTCTTGGCACAGTCGAGAGCCTCGCGCAGGCACCGGAGGCGATACTGAAGCCGGTCGGCAACCGGCGTGTCGGGAAGCGGCGACAGGGCCATCACGAAGCACTGCTGCATCGCGCCATGGTAGTCGCCCTGCACACTGGCGAGGTAGTGCGCATACTCCTCAGTCAGCACCTCGGCATTGCGTCGCAGATAGCTGCCGAGAAACTGGGAGCGCGCCGCTACAAGCGTTTCTCGCAGCAATTTGGCCGTATTCCTGTCGTCGCGCGGGGCGCACATCCAGTCGAAGAGAAAGCAGTGCGCGTACTCGTCAGACGGCTCAACCTGCCAAATGGTGCCGGAACGGCGCgggccgccgaggaggtcGTCAACCACGCTCCGGTGCGTCAGCCACGCCGACTCCAGGGTAGAAACCACAAGCTCCAGGACCTGCGTCTTGGTCTGGTGCAGCGAGTAGGCGTTGCCGTACCGCGCCTGGTCGCCCACATGGCCGCCACCATCCGCCAAAAAAACGCTCAGCGCCGCATTGTTCGGGtcaagctgcgccgccgcgtgcagcAACAGCTCCACCGCCACATTCTCGTATTTCAGgctccgcagctgctcgcagATGCTCTGAAGCGCGCCGGATGGCCAGTACGTCGCGGCCTTAGCGCCTACCTCGGTAGCCCACTTATGCATCTGTGCCTCCGTGTAGGATTGAAGAGACTCGCCACGTGTCAAGGATCTCATGTCGCTCTGAAGCTGATAGGCATCCGAGCTGATGCCGCCGAAAAAGTACGGGCactgtcgctgcagctgcgcgaacGAGGCTGCTTGGAGTCCAGATCCAGCGCTGATGCCATACTGGGAGTCTAGCATCACCTGACTCAGATAATGTCcaagccgctgcgcgaccgcCGAGTCTCGCACCACCTGCGCAAACGCCACCGATGCGTCTTCAGAGTAAAACGGGATGCCAAGCAtacgctgcagcagtgtcGCCGCCTGCCACGCCTTGTGCGTCAGTTCATAGCACTTGTACAGCATGGCCCCCTGTAGCTTCTTTACGTCCTCGGCGCGCAAGCTCCGGCCGCGCGGCACCATCACGACAACCTTGTCCGCCTGCCACTCGTGCTGAAAGCTCACCGTCCGCTGGTGCTCCGGTGATCTGCCAATAGACAGGCTGTCCAAGTACTGGATGACCTTTTCGAGTACCCGTAccgcggaggtggcgctACTCTGCGTGATCTTGCCCACTCCCGTATTCCACAGCAGACACAACGCTCGGGCAACAAAGGCGACGAGCCCCGTTGCAAACGGCGACATGAGAACGACGACATGTTGAACCTCCGCATCCGTTACGCcactcgccggcgccgcttgcGTCGCAGGGAGCTGTAGGTTACGCAGCAGTTCGCGTGCTCGTCGCAGCACTTCAGCGTTTCTTCCATTCACCAGCTGTTGGCCTAGCTCATTCAATGCCGCCCCATCGTCGTGGCTGCTCGAAAGCGCCGAGTCCTTCGTGAACGGTAGTGGGTGCTCCGTCGTTACGTTCAAACCGCCAACGGCAACCTGAAGGAGCATCGCCGCGTAGTCGGGGGCGCTGTACACGGACGTGAAGCGACTGAGCAGACTGTCGCGGTAGTCCGCATCGTTTGTCGACAGAATCAGGTACAGCGTGTCGACAGGGCGGGCTTGAGCAAAGAGTGACAGGCCATGGCGATGCACCACGACGTAGGTCGGTCTGGGTGAGCAAACCTGTGCGCACAAGTCAGAAAGGTTTTGCGGGCCCTGCGTCGGCATCCGATCGATCGCATCGACTCGCACAATACGCGAGGATGGGCCACTGAAGGATGCCACGATGTCCCGCACATTTTGATGCGGCGCCATCACCGTGGCAGGGGAGGTGGCGGCAAGCACTTCATCGGAGGCTCGGTCGTCGTTCATGTCGCTGAAGGCAGCCAAGAAGACTGACGCGGAAGCGTAGCAGACACTGATTTCTTTGTTTGCCGACAAGTACGAAGGCGTGTGCGATTGCAGAATGAGCTCACCGCTGAAGACAGAATCGAATGCGTTGATGTAGCGATAGCGAAACTGATCCCCATTGAGGGCGGTGGACATAAGCCGGCACCCTTGCGCATCTGCTTCTATCACAAACAACCGCGTCAGTGGCGCTGATTCAACATGAGGGGCGGAGTGAGAGCGCGGCAGTCGATCGGGCCGATGGCGAAGAGAGAACATGTACCTTATGCCACCACTGGGGTTCAGGCGCCACAGACTAATCGTGCTGCGTTCACATAACGTAGCCAAGATGCCGTCACGCTCGTCCACGACGAGATCAATGAGCCCACCATGTCCGCTACCTCGCCACGACTGCCACACATTCGCAACAGCCAATGTCACCTGGCCGAGGATGGGGGCGCTCGAGAACCAATAGCCGTAATTCACCATGCGTATCTTGGGCGTGATGGGGGTATTCTCACGCATGTAGCGCAACTCATACACATTTCCGTCCGCACCTGCGCAGAAcacgcggccgctgctgccgatcgCCTTCGTTATCACGGTGTCAGTGGAGCAGCTGTACCCCAGATTGACAACCTTCATTTCCGCCAGCGCTCCCTCGCCCAGGATGCAAAGACCCAAGAGAAACATCATGCTGGTGGTGCCCACAGGAATGATGTATGTTACGTGCGGCTGGAAGATGCCACTCAGCGGCCGAAGCGGAGAGCCGACAACGCTGATCATCTCCGAAATCTCATCGTAGACACAGAACTCGCGACCGCCACGGTAGTCCCAGATGACGAGCCTGTTGTCTACAGTGAACCACGCACGGGACAAGTCGGCAAACACGCCGGTGAGGGATCCGTAGCGCATCGACTTCCACAGCTCCAACAGCGTCTCTGGCCATGCCACGCCACCTACCGGGAAAAAATCAGGGACAGCGTACGTTGTGTCCCGGGTGCTTAGTGCGTACGAGTTCGACCGTACAAACCCAATGGCGTGAGGGTTGGGCCGTCGCTCCACTGCCGCACTGCTAAGTACCGCGCTCACGGCGTCCTCGACCACGTGATTGGTACCGTTTCGCGCTGCGTTGAGCTGTTGCTGCATTGTCGCCGCTCACACGAGTGCACGTACGCAGGCGTCGTAATGCTACAGGCACTCTCCAATCCAGCCAAAGGGATCCTTGCGTACCGCACCCAAGTGCTCAGTAGAGCAGAGGTGAGTTGGGGAAGAAAGATGTGAACCGAAGCGGCAGACCGAccgcgggagagagagggaagccGTCGCCAAACACTCCTAAACAATTTCAGAGAAACAAACTGTAAACACCACGTTAAGCAAGATGTGAGTGAAGCGAGAGAAGATAGTAGAGCATACGAGTTGGGCGCACTCGTGCGAATCAAGGCGCTCCAGCAAGCATTGGCTAAACGCTCTGCGCGCTCCGTATATAGCCGAGCCGCGGAGAAGAAAGGCATGTACATCAATCTTCGCggcacgtgtgcgccggAACGAaacaccgctgccgcatcaTGATCGGCAGAACCCAGGCTACCCACTTTTGTTTGTCCTCCTTGAGATTGCCACTTCAGCATGCTTTGAAACTAAAAGCCCCTCACACTCCCCATcccccacacgcgcacgtacaaCAAGTGAATACGCGTGCACGCCAATGTAGCGCAGCTCGTGCCACGGGCCTGGATAGTAATTTACAGGGACAGAAAGCGAGACAGAAAATCAAACATATGTCGCGCTCCCGAGAGTTGAAACGATGCCCCGTATGCGCACTTGACCGAGCGAAAACAGCTTTGCTGCACAGGAACGGAGACAAGAGAAACGGAGTAGTGCGCCAAGGCCCTCGCACCTCCCCTCGATTCGCTTGCAGGCGTTTGATGAGCCCCATCCGTGTAGTGccttgttgttgttttgcgcGTGTCTAatgtggagggagggaaaggggagcTTAGCagctctctctatctctcaGTGGTTCGAGTCAGAGTCCGAATCGATAAGCAGTGACCTGAAGCGGGACGAAATCTCTGGTTGCGCGGAGTCTTTTGCAGATGACCGCGCAGTGTTCGCTGTCGCACTCCCCCCATTCGACATGGTGACTTGAAAACTGACACTGCTTGTCTGTTTCTCCTTCCGTCTCCCGTCAAAAACGACGGAGGACTTCTGCGAGGCAGCGCCAGATGTGCCGAACGATCCGACGCTAGTGAGAACTGGGCTccctggcgccgccgccttgtcTGTTCCGCTCCTCACTTGCACGCCGGACACCGATGAAGTCGCAGATGTCCTCCTCGCTTGCGTTTGCCGAGGCGGGACGCGCAGAGGTGCAGGAGCTTTGGCGTGACCAGCAGGTCGTGCGGCATTGGCTGGGACCAGGGGCGGTATACGAGgtagtgctgctgcactctcTTCTACGCCAGGTACAGCGATGCCCTCCTCCGACGCACGGCTTTGGTCCTCGGCATCGCTTTCAAAGACAACCGACTCAGAACTGGTGGTCTTGAACACGAGGCTCGCAAGCTCCTCGGACTCTGCCGCGGGAAACGCTTTTGTGGCCCCTGCCCTTGTAGACTTCGACACGGCGCCATCGACCTGTGCGGTCGATGAGCCGAAGGCATGGCTCGCCACGCCAAGTGTCTCAGGCGCACACTTGTCCTttgccaccgcggcagcggtgtgcgATTTCCGCGTCGCCTTCATCGAATAGTCAGAGTGAGACTGCCCCGCAGCGTTGGGGCCTgagcacgccgccggcaaaGGAGGAACATCCGTGACATTGTCGAGCGTCTCCAaatgctgcgccgcgggCGCGCCACGCTCCACGTTACTAGCTGGTGTTGTCGATGTCAGCGCGCAGGCCGTGGCTGAGTTCGCCGGATGTTCTGACGTGGTAAACCACGAGATACTTGGCCCCCCCTCCGAGAACGCAAAGGAGgtcagcggcgacgtcgaggaCGTCAGCGCTTTCggggagcggcggcgcacattttccacctcctgcagctcccCCTGCGTGGTCAccgagagcggcggcacaggaCGGGCGCTGAGGAGAAACAGCGCCTTGTAAACAGTCTGTAGGAGCGGAAGCGAATCGAAACGCAGCTCCACTGTGCCACCCGTtgcatccgctgccgccaacgTGAGAGGGCGAACGTGGCGCACGCGGAGAGAGCGCAAGGTGAGCTGCACAAGGCGCTCGCGAGACAAGAAGGACTCAGCAGTCAACGTTTCATGGTCGATCTGAAGACAGACGCGATGAAAGTCGCCCTGCTCTCTGCCGAGGTTATGGCGCAGCTGAATGCCACGCAGGAAGCTCATCTTGTCCATTAACGCAAGCTCGGTAGCCGAGAAAAGCCCACTAGAGGACGAGGCCCTGTTGTTATCAAGAACCCCCACAGCATCTTCAGTGGGTGGAAGTAGCGGGACCGCGTGGgccgacggcgaggcggcaaGCTGACACTCTAGCTGCGCAACTCGCCGTGTCAGCCGCGTGATTGTTTTCTCTCGCTCAGTCAGCTGAAGCTCGGCTGCTGTATTGTACCCGCGTTGACTCCGCGTGCGGTCAAGATTGGCCAACACAGCTTTGACACTCGGCAAGCGGCTGCTCTGCGTTCGCTTGTACTCATCCCTTCGAAGTCGCCTGAACTCGTCGATGATGGCATCGTActcggcgctggtgcgcggATGAAGATCTAAAAGCCACCCGTAACTCACCGCAAGCGCGGCCCTCTTCCCCAGTGCCTTCGCGACGTGTCGCTCTTGGGGGGTAATAGGAAGGCCATCCACATCCTCCAGGCCAAAGCCGATGGTGAGTAGCGCCATGAGACGGTAGTATGGGTGACATGCAACCGGGCAGCCCTGCAGATGCAGCGATCTGAGAGAAGCCTGCCTAGTGAGCCCACGAAACGACTCGATTCTGTTGTACTGTAAATGCACTTCGATAAGATACGGGTGTGTGCCGAAGAACTCAAAGCTGGTAAGTCGGTTGCGCTGCAGATTTATTACGAGGAAGTTCTCATCTTTTCTTTCAGCTAGCCCCTCAAACGACTCCACCCCTTGATTGACCAAATCCAGCCTATGATACTCCATACGAAAGTACCAGTGGAAGGAtgcagcacacgcagagagaggcgcgcggcCTTCGCCGCGAAGAAAGCCACGAGTCAATGCAGCGTGCGATCGCTCAGCCAGTTCGCCAAATTCAGAACAGAAGACTCaacaacaagaaaaaaaaatgatgCCAAAAAGAAGAGTAGGCACAAGAGAAACCGATACGCGACAGTGATGAAAAGTGAgtctttgtgtgcgcgcgcgagacCATTCATCGGAGGCAGTCGCTGATCCACAGGATAGAAGACATGCAGCAGTGTATACACAGGCGCATCAGAGTCGTTTTGTGCATCGTGGATGGGCACCTGGCCCCAGAACCGGAGtaaaagagagaaacagcaACAAAGATGCTTGAGAAGGGCAGCGCACGAGGCTAAACGAAAGATACGCCGACACTCGCTCGGCGCCCTTGCTCCCTTTCCGCTGTGGCCAACCAACAGCCCTCCCTCTAGAACATAACGCTGGTGCTCCAATACCCTATTGCTTTGCTGCTTTCTGCCCTTTCCCTTCTGTTGCGCGCCTATAGGGCGCATCAGTGAAGACTTCCTGTTGACAGTTATTTTGCAGTTTTTGCCGCGTGCTATCGtgctcgtttttttttgttcttgcCTTATTTCGCCTTTTTTACTTAATGAAAGGAACGCGGGCCGGCACAGCGAGGCAGACACACATCACAGACCAAATCGAAATGTGTCCCTCACACCGTCGAAGGTCGAAAAAGAGCGACACCGCAACGACGAGAATGAGAGCCAAGGCAACACAGA comes from the Leishmania infantum JPCM5 genome chromosome 36 genome and includes:
- a CDS encoding putative nuclear pore complex protein (NUP155), which translates into the protein MQQQLNAARNGTNHVVEDAVSAVLSSAAVERRPNPHAIGFVRSNSYALSTRDTTYAVPDFFPVGGVAWPETLLELWKSMRYGSLTGVFADLSRAWFTVDNRLVIWDYRGGREFCVYDEISEMISVVGSPLRPLSGIFQPHVTYIIPVGTTSMMFLLGLCILGEGALAEMKVVNLGYSCSTDTVITKAIGSSGRVFCAGADGNVYELRYMRENTPITPKIRMVNYGYWFSSAPILGQVTLAVANVWQSWRGSGHGGLIDLVVDERDGILATLCERSTISLWRLNPSGGIRYMFSLRHRPDRLPRSHSAPHVESAPLTRLFVIEADAQGCRLMSTALNGDQFRYRYINAFDSVFSGELILQSHTPSYLSANKEISVCYASASVFLAAFSDMNDDRASDEVLAATSPATVMAPHQNVRDIVASFSGPSSRIVRVDAIDRMPTQGPQNLSDLCAQVCSPRPTYVVVHRHGLSLFAQARPVDTLYLILSTNDADYRDSLLSRFTSVYSAPDYAAMLLQVAVGGLNVTTEHPLPFTKDSALSSSHDDGAALNELGQQLVNGRNAEVLRRARELLRNLQLPATQAAPASGVTDAEVQHVVVLMSPFATGLVAFVARALCLLWNTGVGKITQSSATSAVRVLEKVIQYLDSLSIGRSPEHQRTVSFQHEWQADKVVVMVPRGRSLRAEDVKKLQGAMLYKCYELTHKAWQAATLLQRMLGIPFYSEDASVAFAQVVRDSAVAQRLGHYLSQVMLDSQYGISAGSGLQAASFAQLQRQCPYFFGGISSDAYQLQSDMRSLTRGESLQSYTEAQMHKWATEVGAKAATYWPSGALQSICEQLRSLKYENVAVELLLHAAAQLDPNNAALSVFLADGGGHVGDQARYGNAYSLHQTKTQVLELVVSTLESAWLTHRSVVDDLLGGPRRSGTIWQVEPSDEYAHCFLFDWMCAPRDDRNTAKLLRETLVAARSQFLGSYLRRNAEVLTEEYAHYLASVQGDYHGAMQQCFVMALSPLPDTPVADRLQYRLRCLREALDCAKKCQSDQTQQVEQQLRLMEAQERLYRIATEFISSGSATLDRRVEWEGEMVTERDVALQHIEFLSSFVASASDLIEVGGMYPALGGAEVQLDALLCSNVTDAGVYATCIGRAYDNEKDSAETITKRLIDRYFHQISCFPLSYLVRLLEARTFLRFPAGSTEVVQLLVSLGVDPKVLFITYESVLEGRDDTGVGCVEFDEAGVTRGYLVYAYATVLVYLADLGRRGSVQQWLVSNAMAATRSMIRRAAGAVTSPSEQAAVEQAEELLRKANTLASSGVWL